ACGCGGGCACGTCCATTCAGCTCATCGAGGGCGCGGTGTTCCGGCCGACCGGTCCGCCGCTCGAGTACACCGGGCACCAGTCCTCGCCGCACGGGACCACCGTCGCGGACATCGTTCTCACGCTCGCGCCGCGAGTGAAGCTCTACTCCGCCGACGTGTTCGGCCCGACCGGGTCGTGCGAGGTGGAAACGGTAATCGCTGCACTGCACCACGCGATCGACGTGTGGAAGGTGAAAGTTATCAACCTCTCGCTCGGGGTGCCCGAACACAAGCTGCAGCAACTCCCGCGGCGCCAACAGTTGCAGCGGGCGATCGAAGAAGCGTACTTCCGCGACGTACTGGTGTTCGCCGCCGCCCACAACGAGCACCCGCTGACGCGGAGTTACCCGGCCGCGTTCGCGCCGCCGCTCATCTCGGTGGACAAGGGCTTGTTCGATGACCCGCTGCGGTTCGCGTACAAGCTGAGCGAGCAGGTCGAGTTCCAGGCGCACAGCCGCGGGTACTTGGGACCGTTCGCCCGCGAACCGGCAACGAGCTGGGCGACGCCCCACTTGGCCGGCATCGCGGCCCGCATTCTCTCTCTGAAACCGGACCTGAAGCCGTTCGAGATCAAAACGATCCTGTACTGGCTGTTCCGCAGTGGTTGGAACGGTCACGCGACCGCGGCACCGGTATAGGGATCGTGGAACCTCTTGACGGAGAGCTCCCACCGCGCCGGCGCTGATGGGGCGGGCATCTGCCGATCGTCACCCGGTTTAACGTCACTTCTTTTCGCCGCGCAGTTCGAGTACCGCGTCGCCGAACGCGCGGCCGATTTTGCACATCGTCTTCGCGCTGCCGAGGTAGTGGTACGGATAGTCGCTGCCCACCTTGTTCCACTCGTCGGCGTTCTCACGCCAGCCCTTCTTGAAGATCGCCTCCGCGTCGGTGTCCCAGAACGCATCCGTCTTCACCAGTGCGACGTTCCCGCGGAACTCGGGTACGTCCATCACGGCCGCCTGAGCGTCCTTGAATTTCTTGATGTTCGCGCTCGGCTTCGATCCTTCCACGCCCATTTGCCCGACCACGAACGGGAGCTTCGGCGCCTTCAGGTCTTTCCGCACGTCGCGGATGAAGTGCGTGAGATTGGCGGCGTACTCGGCGGTCGCATCGGCGCTAATCATATCGTTCCAACCCTGGAACCACACGAGCCCGGCGATTTCGTATCCCTGGTCCCCGTAGGCCGGGAAGTGCTTTTTCAGGTTCGCGAGCGTGTCCCCAACTTCGTCGAGCATCGCCCGGTACGAGTCCCCGAACGGTTTCTTCACGTCGGCGAGTGTCGCGTTCTCCTTGCCCTTCTGCTTTCGGAGGTCGGCGAGCATTTTGTCGAGGGCCGCATCTGGGGGGAGGCCCGCGGAGGGCGAGCGGAAGTCGCGGTACAGGCTGCGCCCGCCCCACGCGGTCTTGATGAGCAGCACGGGTTCGGTGAGCCGGTCGCCGACCACCGCGCCGAATTCGAGTTCCGGCCCGATGCACTTCGGCGACCCGTACCCGACTGTGAGTTTGCCCTTACGCTCGAGAAACTTGATCCACACGTCGTCGCGCTCGATCCACTGACCGTCCTTCTGCCAGTGTTTGAAGAGGTCGCGCGTGGCCGGCTGTTGGGCCTGGTAGTCGACCAGCGCTATCTTCGCCTTGCCCTCCATGTTCGACTGCCCGGCGAGGACGAACACTTTCACCGGTTTCGGTGGATCCGCGGCCGTGAGTGGTGAAAGGGACGTCAAGAGAAGCGACAGAACGAGCAGCGTTCGCACGGTTCGGGCCTCGGCGCGAGGGTAGGAGCGGCGGGAGTGCCCATTGTTCCCGAACGGCGCGCGGCATCGCAACCGAAAACTGCCCGACCGCATTCCGCGCCTCTCCCCTTCAATCCGACGCCGCTCCCCAACGTGACCGGCCGCACCGCGGTTATCCAATAGACGCGGCACTCCGTAATGCGGTACAAAACAGAGCGAGTGTTCTTGGATTCTGGGAGGCAACGGGATGGCACGGTACACGGCTTGGGCGGCGTTCGTGGGGACCGTGGTGCTCGTCGCCGGGTGCGGGCCGGAGAAGGAACTGCCCACGGCCGTGCCGCAAAGCGATAGTGGGAACCAGCAGCCGGTCGCGCCAGCAAAATCCGATCCCGAGGCGCGGGCCGTTATTGATAAGGCGGTGAAGGCGCTCACGGGCGGGAAGCCCGAACTCCTCGCGAAGGGGAAGTTCTCTCGCTGCGTGATGAAGGGGCAGATTTTCTCGATCACTCAGGCGAATCAGGCCGAAGACACGAACCGGACGGTGGTGACCGCCTGGCCGGACCGGTTCTTCTCAGCCAACGAGCGGTTCCCGGCCACCGGTCGCGTGCTGGACGAAGTCTGGTTGCGCCGACCGGACCTGGCCATCGCCAGCAACGGTGTGTCGGTTCCGCTCTCGAACATTGACGTGTTCGAGCGCTACTTCGCGGCCGACGTGGTGGGGCAGAACTGGATGCCACTGCTGCTACCGGTAACCGATCCGAAGGCGGTGGTCTTCGACCTCGAGCAGATCACGGCGGGGAAGCTTGAGCTTTCTCGCCTCAAATTGTCACTGGGCGATTTCCCGTTCTATCTGCTCACGTTCGATGCGAAGACCGATCTGTTGCTGCGGGCCGAGTACACGAGCAGCCTGGACAACGTGTTGCGGCCCACCACGATGGTCTTCTCGGGCCACAAGGCCGTAGAGGGGCTGATGCTCCCGCACCAGTTTGAGTGCCGACACAACGGCTCGGTCGTTGAAAAGTTGACCGTCGAGAAGTGGGAATTCCCCGCGACCATCAGCGATCAGGAGTTCAGCCCACCGAAGAAGAAGTAAGAGGGCGTTCATTTATGGCGGATAGCCCTGCACGGGTGGGGGCTTTCCGCCGGGAGCCGGTTCCAGCCAACTCGGTCCGCTGAACGGGCGGGCGGACGAGGCCGGGGGCCAGTCCGGGCGGAAGCTCGGCACGCCGGGCAGGTCTTTTAGCCCCGCGCTGGGGCGCAGCGCCCCGCCGATGCCGATCAGTTCCGGCCGGCGGGCGACCTTATCGGCGAACACTTCCAAGTCGCGGGTGACTTTCTCCGAGCGCGCCAGAATGCGGGCCAGCGACCCGGCCGCGGCGTCGAGGTTCTGGTACACGCCGGGCTCGGTGATTAGCTTTTGAATCGTGCCGTTCTCTTTACCGAACGCGGTCACGATGCCGCGAATCTCCGCGATCATCTTGCTCAACTGGTCCGCCGCGTCCGTCACGTTTTTCACCAGGCTCTCGGACCGCGCCGCGAGCGGGCGGGTCACGGCCCGCACGTCGGCAACGATCTGCCCGACCTCGGTCACGCGGCCGTCAATGTTCTTGATGGTTTTCTCGGCGGTATCGAGGATCGCACCGAGCGAACCGGCGAACTTGACAACGGTCACAGCAACGCTGTTGAGGTTCTTCAGCACCTCCGCGAACTGTTTGCGGTTCTCCGGGGACAGAACGTCGTTCACCCCATCGAACGCCTGGCGCGCGCCCTTCACGGCTGCGGCCACCTCGGGTTCGAGGCGCTTCATCGTGGCGCGGAAGTCGTCCACCGCGGGCTTGATCGTGCGGAGCGCTTCCTGGGCGTCGCGGATGAGCGCTTTGATGTTCGGTTCTTCTGGGCCGGCCGGTTGCGCTGCGACAACGAAGCCGACAGGCAGGTCGGCGCCCGCGGCCGGCGCACCGGCTCGTGGAGGCGCGGGTCCGTCCGCACCCAGAAGGTTCTGGAGCTTCGCGTTGGTCTTCTTGAGTTCGGGAATGAACGCGCGGACGTCCTTGAACAGCCCGGTCGCTTCGTCCACCGCCAGTTCCATTTTCGGGCTCAGGTCGCCGATCTTCTCCATCTTCTCGAAAGCTCTGGTGATTTTGTCGAGCGACTGTTGCGCGGTGGCCAGCGCGTTGGTGGCCGGCCCGACGAAGCTCCGGGGCGTGATGGGCGGGGCGCCGAGAATATCGCTCTCGGGGGGCCATTCGTCGCCGCGCGGGACCGGCTGATTGTCCGGCCCGAGTTTGGGCAGAAAGTCGATCGCCGTGTCCCCGCTGAGCAGCCCGCGCGTGATGTGGGCTTCTTCCGAGGTGCGCGGGAGGTACTTGCGCTCGACGGCGATCCGCACCCGGACCTGCCCGCTCACCGGGTCGAGGTCGAGTGCCGTCACCTGGCCGATGCGCACGCCCGATTTGCGGATGGGTGTTCCCGGCCCGATCCCCGGCGCTTCGGGAAACAGAACGGAGTATTTGGCGTCGGTCGAGAACAGCCGCGGCGTGCCGCCGAACAGTACGACGAGGCCCGCGAGCGCGATCAGCGACGCGCCCATGAACAGCCCCAAGCGTAGCCGTAGCGCCCGCTCCGCCATCGTTCACAAGTTCCACGTTCCGTGTTGCACGTTCCGCGCGAAGACGATCGGCTCGGCTTTCGCGTTTTTAACTCGGAACGTGCAACTCGGGACTCGGAACTCTCCTATTTGCACTGGCGAATCCGCCGCAGAATTTCCTGCTCGAAGGCGTAGTCCCGTCCGACCTTGAACCAGGACCGGTTCGTGGCGGTTTCGGGACTGACGACTTCCAACTGTCGGTCCACCGTGGGCGATTCCTGGAACACCGCGTTGCCCACCGTCGCGCGGGCCGGGCGCGGGACGTCTTCGAGCTCCTTCTCGACGACGACGTACACAAGATACCCGCCGCGGTCCCCGGCGCGAATCTCCACGGTCGCGATCTGGCGCACGCTCTGGAACGTCGCGAACAGGCGCTGGCGCGCGTCCGGGTTCCCGGCCTTCCAGAACTGCTCGTACCCGGGGGCGACGCGCGGCTTGGTCGTCACGCGCCCCTCATACGGGTTGGGCGTTTGGAGCTCGAAGTAGTCGTCGAGCACCTCGATGACCTTTTCAAAGACCTCGCGGTACGATTCGGCCGTGGGCTGGCCGGGCGACACGAGGACCGGGTTCTCGATCTCCGTGCGGCGAACGGTCAGCGGGTTGTCAAGGGGCGGAGCGACGGCGCAGCCGGTCTGACCGAGGGCGAGGGCACAGACCGCGATCGCGGCGGCCCGGAGCCGGTGCGTAACTACTCGCCGCGTGCCCATGCGGGGTGCCTCTCGTCCAGCCGTTGGCGTGAAGGGCGCCGGTATGCCAGCGCGGGGCGCTGCGGTCAAGTCAGTGTTGAGCGGTTCGCGCGAACAGCGCGCGATTGCGGGCCGTTAACCCATTTTGTGCGAATTGAAATCGGGCGATTGGGAAGAGGGGCTATTTCGGTTGATCGGGTTCCCGTGGTGGATTGAACGAGGCGCGACCGCGAGAGCACCTCCCGCGCGCTCGCGCCTCATTATTTTAGGAGACTTCTCGCTGATCTCTATCAAGCCGATGGCCAGCGATAGGCCTCAAAAAACATGTCGGCAAGTCCGGCCGGTGGGCCAAGGAGTCCAGCTCTTGAGGTAGTTGGCGGAGCCGCGGCGGGCGCGGGTGGCCTTGCGGTACCCGAGTTCGGCTCGCAACTCCCGCCACGGGAGCACGGTCATCCGGTTCGGGGCCGTGGGCGCGAGGGCGCCGTTCGTCGAACCGGTGGAGCCGGTTGGTAACGGTCCGGGCGACCGGACCACTTCCGGGTCACTTCACGCTACTGGGTGTGAGTTTCCCCAAGTTGGCGAACAGCCCGACGAGCGAGGCCATGAGCTTCTTGAAGTCGCCTTCGTGCAGGCTCTCGTTGGGGGCGTGCGCGTTACTCGCCGGGTCTTCGATGCCCATGAGCAGCGCGGGGGCGCCGCCGAACAGTTCCGAGAGCGGGCCGACGAACCCGATGCTTCCTCCGCCGCCGATCGCGACCGGGTCGCGGTCGAAGCCTGTGCGCATCGCGGAAAGGGCGGCCTCGAACGCGGGGCCGTTCGGGTCGGTCATCCACCACTTCACCGGCGGGCCGGCCGGAGTTACAGCCACCTCGCAGCCCCACGGCGGGTTCGCGGTGAGGAACGCCGTGAGCTTCTCCAGGACGTTTTCCGGGGTCTGGTCCGGCACGATTCGGCAACTCACGATCGCCGACGCCTTCGGCAGCACCTGGTTCGATGCACCCTTGATCGAGCTCGCTTCCTGCGCGATCACCGTGATGGCCGGTCGGCGCCACGTCTGGGCGTAGTCGCTGTACCCTTTCTCCGTCGATAATCGTGCGCCGGGAACCATGCCGATCGACTGCCGGACCTTCTCGGCGTCGGCCGGCAGTTTGTTGAACGCGGCGCGCTCCTTATCGGTGAGCGGGCGCACCTCGTCGTAATAGCCCGGGATCGGGAGCGGCCCGTTGTCCCAATACAGTCGGCCGAGGATCGCGTTCAGTGCGATGGCCGCATCCGGCAGCGTTCCGCCGCCCATTCCGCTATGGACCGGGATCTTCGCCGTGGTCACGTCAACCCGCACGGCGACGATCCCACGCAGTGAGTAGGTAATGCTCGGAATCCCGACTTCGATGTTCTCCGTGTCGCACACGACGATCACATCGGACTTGAGCCTGTCTCGGTGCGTTTCAAAGAACTTCAGGAGGTTCTTCGAGCCGACCTCTTCTTCGCCCTCCACGAGCATCTTGATGTTCACGGGGAGCGTGTTGCCGGTCTTTCGGTACGCCGCGATCGCAGCGAGTTGGGCCGAGATCGCGGCTTTATCGTCGGCGGACCCGCGAGCATAGAGTCGGCCGTCGCGCCGGGTGAGTTTCCACGGGTCGCTGAGCCACTGCTCGACGAAGTTCACCGGCTGAACGTCGTGGTGCGCGTAGAGGAACACTGTCGGCTTACCGGGGGCCTCGAGCCACTCGCCGTAGGCATACGGCAGCGACTGGCCGACGCGCAGGATGTCGACGTTGTGCAGCCCGGCCTGCCGCATCTGATCGCAGGTGAGCTTCGCGGTGCGATCGATTTCGGGGTTGTGTTCACCGTCGGTACTGATGCTCTGGATCGCGACCAGTTCGGCCAACCCCTGAACGATGTCTTCGTGATTCTTGTTCAG
The Gemmata palustris DNA segment above includes these coding regions:
- a CDS encoding S8 family serine peptidase, giving the protein MTEMAPTVFDEIFARLTPNSIFQDARATGEGIAVAVIDSGVERAVLETKFRDAGTSIQLIEGAVFRPTGPPLEYTGHQSSPHGTTVADIVLTLAPRVKLYSADVFGPTGSCEVETVIAALHHAIDVWKVKVINLSLGVPEHKLQQLPRRQQLQRAIEEAYFRDVLVFAAAHNEHPLTRSYPAAFAPPLISVDKGLFDDPLRFAYKLSEQVEFQAHSRGYLGPFAREPATSWATPHLAGIAARILSLKPDLKPFEIKTILYWLFRSGWNGHATAAPV
- a CDS encoding M20/M25/M40 family metallo-hydrolase, with product MQAALDWLNKNHEDIVQGLAELVAIQSISTDGEHNPEIDRTAKLTCDQMRQAGLHNVDILRVGQSLPYAYGEWLEAPGKPTVFLYAHHDVQPVNFVEQWLSDPWKLTRRDGRLYARGSADDKAAISAQLAAIAAYRKTGNTLPVNIKMLVEGEEEVGSKNLLKFFETHRDRLKSDVIVVCDTENIEVGIPSITYSLRGIVAVRVDVTTAKIPVHSGMGGGTLPDAAIALNAILGRLYWDNGPLPIPGYYDEVRPLTDKERAAFNKLPADAEKVRQSIGMVPGARLSTEKGYSDYAQTWRRPAITVIAQEASSIKGASNQVLPKASAIVSCRIVPDQTPENVLEKLTAFLTANPPWGCEVAVTPAGPPVKWWMTDPNGPAFEAALSAMRTGFDRDPVAIGGGGSIGFVGPLSELFGGAPALLMGIEDPASNAHAPNESLHEGDFKKLMASLVGLFANLGKLTPSSVK
- a CDS encoding MlaD family protein, whose protein sequence is MAERALRLRLGLFMGASLIALAGLVVLFGGTPRLFSTDAKYSVLFPEAPGIGPGTPIRKSGVRIGQVTALDLDPVSGQVRVRIAVERKYLPRTSEEAHITRGLLSGDTAIDFLPKLGPDNQPVPRGDEWPPESDILGAPPITPRSFVGPATNALATAQQSLDKITRAFEKMEKIGDLSPKMELAVDEATGLFKDVRAFIPELKKTNAKLQNLLGADGPAPPRAGAPAAGADLPVGFVVAAQPAGPEEPNIKALIRDAQEALRTIKPAVDDFRATMKRLEPEVAAAVKGARQAFDGVNDVLSPENRKQFAEVLKNLNSVAVTVVKFAGSLGAILDTAEKTIKNIDGRVTEVGQIVADVRAVTRPLAARSESLVKNVTDAADQLSKMIAEIRGIVTAFGKENGTIQKLITEPGVYQNLDAAAGSLARILARSEKVTRDLEVFADKVARRPELIGIGGALRPSAGLKDLPGVPSFRPDWPPASSARPFSGPSWLEPAPGGKPPPVQGYPP
- a CDS encoding sialate O-acetylesterase codes for the protein MRTLLVLSLLLTSLSPLTAADPPKPVKVFVLAGQSNMEGKAKIALVDYQAQQPATRDLFKHWQKDGQWIERDDVWIKFLERKGKLTVGYGSPKCIGPELEFGAVVGDRLTEPVLLIKTAWGGRSLYRDFRSPSAGLPPDAALDKMLADLRKQKGKENATLADVKKPFGDSYRAMLDEVGDTLANLKKHFPAYGDQGYEIAGLVWFQGWNDMISADATAEYAANLTHFIRDVRKDLKAPKLPFVVGQMGVEGSKPSANIKKFKDAQAAVMDVPEFRGNVALVKTDAFWDTDAEAIFKKGWRENADEWNKVGSDYPYHYLGSAKTMCKIGRAFGDAVLELRGEKK